The Streptomyces sp. Alt3 genome has a segment encoding these proteins:
- a CDS encoding DUF2637 domain-containing protein, whose translation MSHAHIDTAAGTEQQEGYSLRGMTAWDRSAIILLGAAGFAFSYDALRQIALAIHARETLSYLFPVFIDGFIAYGVRAIVLLRHQRFAARLYAWFLFLAATGASLGANALHAITLNDSPQAGRSALHLTDSVVGVLSMLAPLALAGSVHLYILMARTAERAVPDRADTGPGPVREESPTLERVTVQQGPRPLEAPAPMPLRRLTSGPSAPQDAAAVTVDLRKAEPLPDVEPRTEDAAAHPSAGADGEETEGRSADGPGGGPADHAPATAVPESTKSSGPTAVRTPTDGEKPSVPDDSECPQDREADDDWLAELLPIARAATERAGRTSREVVGDAVRKHQAISNDRLGVLLARLKEEDDEATRTPAAASTALW comes from the coding sequence GGGAACCGAACAGCAGGAGGGCTACAGCCTGCGCGGAATGACGGCCTGGGACCGCAGTGCGATCATCCTGCTCGGCGCGGCCGGCTTCGCCTTCTCGTACGACGCACTGCGTCAGATCGCCCTCGCGATCCACGCCAGGGAGACCTTGTCCTACCTCTTCCCGGTGTTCATCGACGGGTTCATTGCCTACGGCGTGCGGGCGATCGTGCTCCTTCGGCACCAGCGGTTCGCCGCACGGCTCTACGCCTGGTTCTTGTTTCTCGCGGCGACCGGGGCGAGCCTCGGCGCGAACGCTCTGCACGCCATCACGTTGAACGATTCTCCGCAGGCCGGACGGTCCGCGCTGCACCTTACGGACAGCGTCGTCGGTGTGCTGTCGATGCTCGCGCCCCTCGCACTGGCCGGATCGGTCCACCTCTACATCCTGATGGCGCGGACGGCTGAGCGGGCGGTCCCGGACCGGGCTGACACTGGTCCCGGACCGGTCCGCGAGGAGTCTCCGACGCTCGAACGCGTCACGGTCCAGCAGGGTCCTCGTCCGCTGGAAGCACCGGCACCGATGCCTCTGCGGCGGTTGACGAGCGGTCCGTCCGCGCCGCAGGATGCCGCCGCAGTAACCGTTGACCTGCGGAAAGCCGAGCCCCTGCCCGACGTGGAACCACGTACGGAGGACGCTGCGGCTCACCCGTCTGCGGGAGCGGACGGAGAGGAGACGGAGGGTAGGAGCGCGGACGGACCGGGCGGCGGACCTGCGGACCACGCGCCGGCCACAGCAGTGCCGGAGAGCACGAAATCCTCCGGCCCCACGGCGGTCCGGACCCCTACGGACGGCGAAAAGCCGTCCGTCCCGGACGACTCGGAGTGCCCCCAGGACCGGGAGGCGGACGACGACTGGTTGGCAGAGTTGCTGCCGATCGCGCGGGCCGCTACCGAGCGGGCCGGACGGACCAGTCGCGAGGTTGTCGGGGACGCCGTCCGCAAGCACCAGGCGATCAGCAACGACCGTCTTGGTGTGCTGCTGGCCCGGCTGAAGGAAGAGGACGACGAGGCTACGAGGACACCCGCCGCTGCCTCCACCGCCCTCTGGTGA